AATATCACATGATGTTATACTGTAGTTATATATTTAGTTGTTGATCACAAGTCAAGTCATAAATCTATTAGAACAGCATTTTTCAGAAAGCTAGACACTGGCAGCTACTGTGATCCCACAAGTTCACTAAACTCTTGGGGACAATAAAGTCTAAACTCTAATAGACTAGCATTTTTAAATTTCTCCTCCCCTCTAGACCCTCAGTCATCCCACTATACATGACCCTCATCCAACTGTCCATCAAATCAAACTATTTTGTATGTACCGTTCAAACAGCGAGGTCTTGTTAGTGAACTGACTTTAATTTAAGAAACCTGAACTGTGTGGAAGCAGAGCTGTGAAGTTGTTAAGACATGCCAGTTTTACTTGAGAGCTTGTCACTAAATGAGTCATTGTCAACTTGCTATTCACACTATCTGCTGATAGTACCTGAAATGGCACAAATGcttcaaatattcaaatttcTTGCCAAATGAAGCTGAACTTGCCACATTACTGCAGATTGAGTCCAAACTAAGTTACTGAGGCTTCCTACTACTGTATCCTTAGGAAACGGGCCAGTTTATCATGTAGGCATGGAGCATTTTTATCTTACAGTCAGATAAAATATTATGGAATAAAGTTGAAGCTATTTAGGCAAAGAAGCTAGTGGCtagtttgacccattttatgAAAGGTTAAATCGAATCATGCATGATCTCAAAATTAGGCCACTACAATTGCAATTTTCATGTTGTCATCTGTGCCAAACTCAGTACccatactatatactatacaaAGTATATGTATTTGTGAGTTTGATGTgaattcacacatttatttacataaagTGTGCAAATACAGATTCCTACATGGGTATGTGCTACTCTGTGATTGCAGAATATTTTGCCATGAAAAACAGTGACAGCAGCATTCCCCAGTTTCAAAGAGTAAACAATCTGCTCATGTCTCTCTGGCTGAGAGGATAAATCATTCACCCAGCTGGAGCGCAGGAAACAGGCTATTTCTCTCCTACCACACTGACTTCTGACGAATCCTTGAGGTTCTAGGTGTTTGTTTTGGTTACTGGAAACGAATATCttcagatgacttttgttgtgatttggcactatataaataaagattgattgattgtttaattGATCTACATACATATGCCCATAGATAACTGTGCCCAATGATTAAGACTAATTatgtttcaaattaaattacaaatatGCACCACTCAGTCACAAGTAATAACAACCAAAACGTTTTTAATTGCAAGATTTTGCATCAGTCACCCCAAacagctttaaataaaaaccAATGTTGCAAAGTCACAGAATTAAGCTACAATCGTAGAGTTATTTATGTACTGtacttgtttgtgtgttactCTACACAGTCAGTTGACACCAAAAATGGGCATGCAGATTGCTGTAGATGGCAGTATGTTTAGTCTACAATCGAAAAGCCAGCACAACACCACCACATAAAAACAGTTAGTCAGTATTTCCCCCCCAAAACATAAATATGGGGAGTCGGTGTTTAAATCTGAAACTTCATTTTGATACAATGTCTGAATAACTGTTACTTAAGATCCCAAACAGAGAAATCAAACTCCAGCACCACTGCTACAAAAAAGACAGGTAGGGAGAACACTGGTCATTTGTACCATAAGGCATCATTATAACATTAGTATCATCATCTTTCCAACACAACACTGTACAACATATACATagtcaaaacataaaaaacattggTGTTGTTATCCAAAATACAGTAGTACTGTAATTAGCTAAGAAATCAAAGATCATTTAAACCTACTTGAATAATAattaggaaaaaacaaaaacccaccAGAagacagtgaaatgaaaaagagagtAACATCCCAGTATGAACAGGCTGTAACAAAGGTGTCATGAAATGTGATTTGTGTAGAGGCACGACCAATATGATTTTACCATAAATAGATCTATCTCCACATTTCTCCGGCAAGGCTGTATCACATGTGCTGGATCTGTCACAAATTACATCATGAGagaaaaatgcatttcagtTACCATCAGTGTTGTATAGTTAATCCCTGCTGGGCTAGTTAAGTACTGCAATTGTTTTTGTTGCAGGCTCTTTGAACTTTGAAACTCTTGGATATTTTTCAAGAAAATAAGCCAATGATAGAGAGCTTGAGAGAGTTGATGTAGTATACAAGGCctagtttaaatgtatttcaaggATGGTTCTGACTCTTCTTTTCATACATAAtactattttaaaacattagttGTGCATTTCACTATGCAAAGTCACCCTTTACAGACCCTCCtacattataatcattatataTATGTCAATATTGCACACTCAACTATGctatatattaattatttttgttaagTTTAGGGGGGATCCATTGTATGAGCATATGGCTTCTTGACCTCTCCTGTCACATCCGTTTTATGTCCATCACCTGGTTTTATGTGTCTGTATATACAgtaagtttaaataaaaactaaactatacaatcacacaaacacccacaatGTACACACTCACATTTGGCTGTGTACTCAGCACAAAACAGTGAATTAAACAACCTCAGAGACTTTCTGATTTTAAGATAAATATCTCTACTGGAGTTCACGATGTCCTCTGTGAATTTTGGactgacagtaaaataaatgttttttttttaaaaggcaaagaTTGCTGTTCAAACTATTACCCCAGTCACAAGCTGGAATGACATAACTGTAATTGTACCCTTGTATACAGATATGTTGAGATGTTAATTAGATGCAACACTATAATCACATGTGATTTACACATTTGAAAGGTACCAAAATTCAAATCAGATATAATTATCGGGAGGGATGAATCATTTTCCACACATTCATATAACTTCTATGATGCTCACATCATGTGAAAAGGTGTTTACCCACGAATCACTGCATGGAAAGAAAGATATTGCACCTACAAGGATAATTAATGGATCCCCAATTATTCATTATAGTTATCATTCAAACTTAATATAATGAATACCAGGTCTCTGAGGCATTTATAGAGAAGTTTGATCATAACACACTCCAGAGCCATTGCTTGAATAATCGCAAATTCTGAGAGTCTAATATAGTCGGGAGTCATTGTGATtactttaaatatgaataatgtgTACAGCTCTGTTTATTTCTACAAGTAAACACAGtttttcctgacattttaaagaagatGTAAGACCCTGAACAGTGAAAGTTTCACATTAGTGTCAATATTAAAGCACAAACTGTActggaaaagaaatgaaaacaacctGAAAATGAACAAAGTCAGTCTTATATCATTGACACAATCTAATAAATTAGTTTTGAGTGAAGTGGCAACTGAACCAAGCAGCTATTGGAAACACTGCTGTGatattaaatgcattatttaagCTGAATACACCTCTCATAGCAACATTGTAGATATTTGCTGAAATGGTCTTTTTTAGATTTCATGTAATTCCAACTGGACTCTGACAAAATTCACAAGCCAGGGATACAGAAATTGCTAACCAGTATGTGAGTTTTCTTACACCGTCATGCCAACATCCCTCATCCTTCATTTACTTAATCATATTATGTAACAAATAAGTAGTCTGACATATGTTTGTAGtcaaaaagattaaataaaaaatctcaAAAATAACTGTTATAATTACTcaagaaaatacaaacacattgttTTCCTTATCCATCATATCTCTGGTGACTCTTTTTTGTCCTGCACCCTTAACCTCATGGCCTGGTATAAGCCAATCAGCTAcaaccaagaaaacattttgttgatGGAGTTgccagacatttttttctttcttcctttttccataagcttatttgttttcattgtgtctctgcctctctctgttgtCCAGTGTTTGAAAGACAGGCAGCTACAGGTCATCACAAAGCTTAACATCAGGCGTCAGGGGTTAAAGAGGTCAAACTGTCCATGTGATCCATCAGCTTAACATCAGAGCGACCTCTCTCAGACGTCTTGAGGAACACCCTGGTCTCTACAGCCTGAGGAAGTGGATGAAGTGCACACAAacgggagagaaaagagaaagacatgACTGCTTGTAAAGCTGCCCTTTGTACAGTAAACTATTGTATGTCTTTATGGTTTTTCCAAGAGCTAAATGCAATTACaattttatgttcatttattttgaacatttgACAGTAATAACATTTCTCTGTTTGATTCAATTGAGCAGATTGAAGCACAGATTGTGGCAAAATGGAGCTAGGCTGAAGGATTAAGAGCTAAGGCTTTATTAAAGCAACTACAAGGAGTTTTTGACTGGTTATGAAACAGACTCAATTTATTAGTGATGCCTCTATATGACCCAAATGAGACCATCAGTAAAACAATTGGCTATTTCTATATAGTTATTCTAAATGCCTGTCCCAGCACACAGACCTAAAAACCCATTTGTTGTAGgatcagtaaaaagaaaaataattaacctgctaacaaaacaacaaaaaaagttaaaacgGACATTTATAGAGCATTGGTGAAAATACGAGTCAATCTCGCTCATTCAACAGGTCCTGAATTGGCCTTCTTCCTCTAAGACAGGTATGTAATGTGTCTATTTTGATTATGAAATACATTGCTAGACATGGTTTACATCAATATATGAATTCAGGTTGGAGGCTAAAATAAAGCTAGCTAAAACTGTGGCTAATTTAATGTAGCTAACAGCATCAGGCACTCGACAGTAGTTTGTATAAAGTTAAGAcgctaaaaataaaaactctttctTTCACTTGCTTTGAAACCAAATACATGCACTATCCAGATCAAGATCTTTTTGACACAAGGTGGTGGTGCTTCATTTTGGGAAACACTACTACTTTTGTCCACAGAGGCCACCAAAATCAAACCAAAATGGAAGTTCCTTGTAGTTGCTTGTAGTTTTGGCTGGGCAGGTTTAGTCATTACTCCAGCTTTCACAAAATGGCAAATAATACTCTTCTAGTTTACATTATGGGGCCAAGAATTGGAAATGCTCCATGAGTGATTCATAACAAAAACTATGAATGAGCTAACATGTCTATAAACAAAAAATCATGTAGCCTTCCAAAGCAAGCCAACAGTTTTTGCTTCATGCATTGTGATCTGGTGTGGATCAACAGACATTTGGCTAGGACAGATGTTATTTCAATGATATGACCTCTCTGGTCCTCTTATGACTCTCATAGACAGGAATTTGttctttttagtttagttttcaaacaaaaactcagcaaaaatataatttcttgTTAATTATCCACCAAGTTTTGAGTGGAGGTCAATCACATCATTTAATGTATTGGTTTCACAATTTTCTTTGGCTTGGGACTATTTAAATGAAGCAGCATCCACTTTTCACCCCATCACAGGTTATGGTCTCATGGCATGAAATCTGATTGTTCAACCAAAGAATGATTTTTCCTTCTCAGAGAGTTTGGAGACAACAATGAGATCAATATATCCAGCATTTAACAAGTATAAGCAAAGTAACATAAAAATGCAAAGATgcatatttttaatgtatttttttttcattcttatcTCTCTAATCATCTTATGCCACTTCATAATTCTCTTGGGACCCCTTTGAGTATCCTTACATGTAAACCACTTTCTATTGTTCATTGATTGGTGCAattatttttagctttttctaTAGCTTTCAACTGAAAAACACTGTCTTCATCAGTGGATGAAGTTATTACAGTATGCTCTAATCAGCAGATGAAGTAGCTGCACAAACTCCATCCACTGATGAATAATGTGAGATGTTGTTTTAGGTTCTTGAAAGGCTAATAAGCCACCCTTgagttgggatttttttttctttgtcatgctACTTCTTCCGAcatcaagaatgaactttgatCTTAACTTTTAAGTCAACATGGATGAGAAATACTAAAAGTACTAGGGATGAAATCTGAGCCACTGAGTGAGCTTGTCGTCTCCATGACATCCTTTCTTGTGgtatgtttaaaagtttaaaagcgGATTTGGGAATTGTGTTGTCATAATGTTATTTCCAAAGCCGAGAATGAACTTTGCTTCTCATATTTTGTTGTTCCTGAACAGTCCAGATGAAAGATCATGAGAAAGTTTtgaattattgtttgtttttttaagtatttctgAGCCTGGGAAATGTGGTTATTTGGTTTAGATATCTCATTATCTGTGTTAAATTTAGTCAAGCTGACGATTTACTACAGTGTGTCTGCTGTATCCATTCACTGGGGAACTGTTGTTAGTgagtgaatgaaaaagaaacaccTACCTTCAGAAACTTGAGTTGGAGCAGGAGAGCAAAGGGAAAAGAGAACAACATGTTAGGGATGATAATCTTAATTGCTTGATTATTATTTACTATTCAGTATACAGTTTTTGTTCAAAAAGAGGTAAAACAGCAACTCTCTTTCAACATGAGCTGACCTTGCATTGATACATATAAATTACAAGATCAAATGAACAGAAATACAATCATTCAACCTAGGTTCACTGGATCAATAAACAGGAATGTGGAGACAGGAATGGAGGGAGACAGTGcgagtaaaactgaaaactgaagaAGAATAAGGCGGACAGGGAGACGGGAGGGCGGACAGAGAGTGGGAGGAATAGTGTGAGGGAACACAAGAGAGGGATATGGCAAGATCAAATAGGAACAATCATTAAATagagagggaggcagaaggaaggcGATCAGTGGGAGGAAGATAATACCACGATCAttagatggagaaagagagaaagggagcgggggagaaaagagcagagagaggggggtgtttgTAGAGAGATTGTAGTATGACAAAGAATAAATTGATCATACGCAACACAGGCTCATTACAGAGGAATGATGCCACATGCCACATTACCAGAGTGATTCACTTTTtgcaggaagaaagagggaataaCTGAATAAGAGCTTAAATCCTTAAGCTACAAAGACATCCATTATGTTTGTGAATAGTCAAGTAATAATTGATCTTAACTGATAAATAATCAGCACCGGTTTCTCGAAAAGCATAGCTACACTAACAGGATAATTGTTTTCATATTCaatataaatattcaataaGCTGGGAGTTGAGAGGGCTAACAGGAGTATGGATTTTAGCAGCAACAGTTGAATAGATAGTGCAAGAAGACGTGCGCCCAGAGGCCGAGAAAGCAGCAGGGAGCGGTGAACAATACATGCCAGGGGGGCtgctcacacccacacacacaattactgtacctcacacatacaaacacactcagatTCCTGCAAGCATGTACGTATCAAACACATTTGGCTGGGCACACAGGCAGCAATTacctcacatgcacacagtcaTACAGGCACAAAGCAGGCAGGGCTGTGGTAGTTCAAAGGCTGCCTTGGTACAATGAGGAGAAcagagactctgtgtgtgtgtgtgtgtgtgtgtgtgtgtgtgtgtgtgtgtgtgtgcgtgtgtgtgtttgcagttttaaaatgtatttgtaaaacGACTTGTTAAGATTACCCATCCtctaatttttctttcattcccattcacttgaatgaggaAAGTGGTGTCAGACTTTTGAAGCCCTCTCTACCCCCTTTAAAAGATTGACCATAGGATCCAGTGGGCCTTGTGCTGACAGCCATGCACAACACATCCAAAATGAACTAGTTGGCAATAACAAAGATATGGAAcatatatataggctatataatGCTTGCAATGCTCCATATCTTTGTTATTGTCAGCTACTTCATCTTGGGTGTTCTGCATGGCTGTCAGCCCCAAGCCCACTGGATCCTATGGTAAATCTTTTAAAGGGGACACATGcatatttccaggtctatatttatattctgtggcTCTCCTAGAATATCTTGGCATGACaatttatcttatactgaccctgtatgcagcctctcagttcagcctctgtctgaaatagTCCATTttacctcctgtctctttaagcctcATTAATGCCCCCTTCCCAATGAACctactctgttctgattggccagcttccAAAACGATGCCTCTCAGCAGACTTAAACAAACAGttgacttctttttcttttcgtTTCTAAAAATGTGAACAGACGTCAGTTTGATGGGAGGAAAAAGTAGAGGAAAACACCATGGTCTGAGGCCCTGGACTTATATCTTACAAAAAGCATTTCTACATAAGTTCACCTCCATGCTTAACATCAACATACCACATCATAACAGTATGAAAATAACAAtgaatcacaaaaagcatgttatGTCCTGTTTAACCACCTAAAGTCTTGTTTTTGCTGACCTCCAGTGGTTTAACTTCTCATCATGCTGCACTGATTATACAGATAAATGTTAGGATCCTGTACTATTTTTTAGTCTTGTGGTAATAATCTTAAAAACTGGAAATATATTATTTGAAAACAGTTTCTCATTCTTAAATAAAAGCTAATCATTTTCTAGATTAGTCagagactgtttttttttttactgaaccATAAAGCATTTACAGCTTCACAATAAtagtgtgtgtgggattgatGCAATAAATGTAGGTCTGACACAGATGAATAAgctatatcaggctttggctacACATATCCTAATTGTCAAATATTATGAAAGATAAGATATCACctgactttaaatattttactaaaaacacacattacatatTTAACTGTCATGTGAGAAAAGTTACAGATAACTTTAACATATAACTAACATAATTATTGCAGTCTCTTTCCCACTGCACTCTGTGgttaccctaaccctgacctttCCATTACACCAATGTACCTAAATGTTTGGCTTAGACATTGTTGCTTATTTAGATCAACTGTGTGACCTCAGCTACCCATTGCATGCCATGTGTGAGACAGACAAAGAAGagtagacaagacaaaaaagagaggtgaagagaacagaaaagaaacaaagactgtaaaacagaaagGTAAACACAGCAGGACAAGTACTGACTTGCCAGGATGACCATGTCCATTCCCCAGAAGATGCTCATTATCCATCCGACCATGATAACAGCTGTCAGTATCTGGATGAAGGCCGCCGCCACGTTGAGCCAGAACACGCAGCACACACCTCGCTCAGAGATCAGCTCGCTGCGAGCTCCACACAGCACTGTGAATGCTGAGATGAAGGTACCTACGGGACAGACACAGCCAAAACATTATTATCTTCTCTATTGTTTGGGTTGTAATGAATTAGTTACCATTtgcaaaaatgatttaaaaaaacaaaaaacaaaaagaactgcATGGTACATTGAACAAGGGGTTTCTTTTGTTGAGGGAACTGATGTGATGGTGGCTCTATGATGTGTTTGACCTAACTTAAGAAAGCAATCTTCCTTGGAAATCAGTCTGGTTAATTTGGTATGAGATAAACCAGACACCAGACTGTGAAAATGAGATAAATCAGAAAAGGCAACATGTGCTTGTCTCTactgaaaacatgaaacagGTAAACTCCAGTGCCAGCGCCTGCTGTATTTCTACAGCAGGGCCTgtaaattacaaaaatacatttgcataaaataGAATTAATTCACCACAATATTGTCAAATATGGAGGCCGAGAAGCTATTTCAAGTTAATTGTAAAAATTTGCTGTTTTGCAGTGGATGGGAATGAAAGCAGGAGGAGCTGCACAAAGTGACTGGAGTGTAGTCAGTCACAAGAGCAGATTTTCAAGTTGTTCatcaatcaaaagaaaaaaacaataccaACAGGATGGAACTCAGCATTGATAGAGAAAGCCCTCCACTCTCTGTGTCTCAATGAAATGAAGTGAAGGTTGAAGCTGCTTGACACTCACACTGTCCATGAAGCATCCTTGAGTGTCTGAGTCTATGATTGAATCGGTGATTTCTGGTCATGGcaacattgttgttgtttatgtctTGGAAATGATCCCAGGAAAATGCAGACACATTGATGCTCACATCCACTGTTACCAAGCTGAAAACAGGATTATCTCCCTGGCCAATACGTGTCTGCCTGAATGAAATCCAATATCACTCTTTATCCTGTTATCTGGAGACCTGGCCCTTCCTGGCCCCCTGTTGATTGTACAGTAaatccactgtgtgtgtgcgtgcacctCAGTGCACATTGATCAAATTATTTAATTACAGGAAGTTTCCATGACAACGTTTCCTCAGGATGATTTTGACTCTCGAAATCTACTTTACATTATTGACTGCATTTTCACATTATCCAACCTTTATGCTAGCTACCAGAGTTATCTTTGGCATTACCAATAATATTTGATTAAGTTTGACATCCATCCATAGACAAAAAAGCCTCCAATTAATTAAACAGTCCTGGGTTTCTGATTGTGCATATTTTTTGTTGTGAGCACCTGTAACACACATTGGTTTACATTGAACACCTGAAGAATTCAAACCATTTATTCAGGCTTAATGGATTCTGCATTCTCAGTGGCTgttgttgataaaaaaaaaagccactaaACTGGCCATTTAAGATGAATTGAATGAAACAGTATTGTATAGTATTCCCTCTCAGAATATTATAGTCCTTAATTAAGTAGAATTTATGCAGAAAGTCTCATTGAGACCAAGATGTCATTTTGCAACCTGAATGTGAGGCGTTTCTCTGGTGATAAAGCCATTTAGTCTAAGACATGTTGTCATTTGTACAATGTCATATATTATTCATACAATCAGCTGATTTTTACACTTACTCTCTGCAGGCTTTTGTAGTACTGCTCATTTGCAAATATGAAAGTGAATACTGTGAATACTGAATGCGACACAAGAAATGCCTGGTAGGCGTTGTGTGCGTGTTAGCCATGGCCCTTCTCTTTTTGCTTGCTCTATTTCTTGTCACATTGATGGAATTCAAATAACAGAGCAAGCTGAGCAGGTGGGGGGAGACAAGAAGGGC
This genomic interval from Scomber japonicus isolate fScoJap1 chromosome 17, fScoJap1.pri, whole genome shotgun sequence contains the following:
- the stum gene encoding protein stum homolog — its product is MAQKEGGKEQGLGLGSFKTGDNLGAKAMTGAHTAGGGVVVEVREKKGTLRAAIPTMPFPLAVICLFLNTFIPGLGTFISAFTVLCGARSELISERGVCCVFWLNVAAAFIQILTAVIMVGWIMSIFWGMDMVILAISEGCRDQGVPQDV